From the Buteo buteo chromosome 1, bButBut1.hap1.1, whole genome shotgun sequence genome, one window contains:
- the ALPK1 gene encoding alpha-protein kinase 1 isoform X1, whose product MNNQNAVAMLLQECKQALDALLSAKADTGEEDKREYQRCQALLPEDLRTLLEEAKEMKWPFVPEKWQYKQDLGPEDKTNLQDMISARLPDLLVYLKASIMVKDCVTATAIVFLIDRFLYWIDASSKLLRIAKGLHRLQPTTPISPQVLIRQARLSVNTGKLLKAEYILSSLISDNGATGTWRYAKESDRILVQSVCLQIRGQILQKLGMWYEAAELIWASVVGYFKLPQPDKKGIATSLGIMADIFASMNEKDYIRFKTNAEIDLNLLREFSHRLLSAAEACKLAAAYSQYTPLFVLTAVNIRGVCLLSYSHSKDCPPEKRKFYLSEAKESFEIGLLTKNDKSPVTSKQELHSFIKAAFCLTTVHRWLYGESEKLHEVSQLCREAMGKLHSYSTSFTEEEEKGMLAKEIMSLITSVKKHLQVESFPNSDARSYVPDSYKGIVEKPILQGEANFEKILAVHSQHHLSVCEVFENTCRIHKTTPGENQVGACITTLRTETKNIDTVCTTEEIVYQRKGTAKMLTSPKAGSSSERLSGQRNKYIGSDVMKISFNEEIEPLETETNDESGVFGRWQNRSQTTTSDSSWCKLSKSSYSSSWEELNCNSSKGCPREEQQQEKGSAEEQCCTTESDENGQAAYLRSLPPRAWHPSPREPRRSCWRSPQPSLEADTPLAGRLVEKVSLCREELQEGRHRGKRSSEKKAGEANNAVPSFSTPYSVPTGLEEEEESSSWVELGCGTKESGREGSGGPPASRCQSQVAWVQPGGETADSTEDPSFEAHPPTNGAASVLSTSIEQKMASDSSACDWLGKSAVVGNGSLKVPEVDAQAETIDDTEFDLISIGDLVNNNPTASVPKHQSTPGAPTAFPLGGKIPATKHFDCATTEEDEEKSQDMVSSKRQSSSSLRSWYKSAQMPKGSPEGPFLNPRGSGFVFMPGRTKEEILDARFLRDNDYMQLLAGVEHNWLVQRLMPTGIFKSKQLHNAYSALLLKYSKKSGLWTGQETAVFIGDYLNVAKEGKQRNAFWIHFLHQEESLGRYVGKEYKEEKGLLHHFSDVERQMTAQYYVTEFNKRLYEQKVPTQIFYIPSAVLLILEDRTIKGCVSVEPYILGEFVKLSNNTKVVKNEYKATEYGLAYGHFSYEFSNGTDVVVDLQGWVTGNGKGLIYLTDPQIHSLNSKDVSHSNFGKKGIYYFFNNQHVECNDICRCLSLTRPSVELPM is encoded by the exons CTTTGCTTCCCGAGGACTTGAGAACCCTTCTGGAGGAGGCAAAGGAAATGAAGTGGCCCTTTGTACCAGAGAAGTGGCAATACAAACAAGACCTTGGCccagaagacaaaacaaaccTGCAAGATATGATCAGCGCGAGGCTCCCGGATTTGCTG GTTTATTTGAAAGCCTCCATCATGGTCAAGGACTGCGTAACGGCAACTGCTATTGTGTTCCTGATTGACCGGTTCCTGTATTGGATTGATGCCTCCAGCAAACTTCTTCGGATTGCCAAGGGTCTGCACAGGCTGCAGCCCACCACGCCAATCAGTCCTCAGGTGCTCATCCGCCAGGCTCGCCTCTCCGTCAACACAG GTaaacttttaaaagctgaataTATCCTAAGCAGCCTTATTAGTGACAATGGAGCAACAG GTACCTGGCGATATGCTAAGGAAAGCGATAGGATTCTCGTTCAGTCAGTCTGCTTACAAATCAGAGGACAGATTCTCCAAAAGCTTG gGATGTGGTATGAGGCAGCAGAGTTGATTTGGGCTTCAGTTGTGGGATATTTCAAACTTCCTCAACCAGATAAAAAG ggAATTGCTACTTCCTTGGGTATTATGGCAGACATCTTTGCTTCCATGAACGAGAAGGATTACATACGTTTTAAAACCAATGCTGAGATTGACCTG AACCTTCTCCGAGAGTTCAGCCATCGCTTATTATCAGCTGCTGAGGCCTGCAAACTAGCGGCAGCCTACAGCCAGTACACCCCGTTGTTTGTCCTCACAGCTGTG AACATCCGTGGGGTGTGTTTGCTGTCCTATAGTCACTCCAAGGACTGTcccccagaaaagagaaagttctACTTGTCCGAAGCCAAAGAATCCTTTGAGATCGGCCTCCTCACCAAGAACGATAAGAGTCCTGTCACCAGCAAGCAGGAGCTCCACAGTTTTATtaaagctgctttctgcctcACAACTGTGCATCGATGGCTCTATGGGGAGAGTGAGAAACTCCATGAGGTGAGTCAACTATGTAGAGAAGCCATGGGAAAACTGCATTCATACAGCACTTCatttacagaagaggaggagaaaggaatgCTTGCCAAAGAGATCATGTCTCTGATCACATCCGTGAAGAAGCACCTGCAAGTGGAAAGCTTCCCTAATTCTGATGCCAGGTCTTATGTTCCAGACAGTTATAAAGGCATAGTGGAAAAACCTATCCTGCAAGGGGAAGCCAACTTTGAGAAAATCCTTGCCGTGCATTCTCAGCATCATCTGTCAGTGTGTGAAGTGTTTGAAAATACTTGCAGGATTCATAAAACCACACCAGGAGAAAACCAAGTGGGAGCTTGTATCACAACCTTAAGAACAGAAACCAAAAACATAGACACTGTGTGTACTACTGAAGAAATAGTGTACCAGAGGAAAGGCACTGCGAAAATGCTGACTTCACCAAAAGCAGGGAGTAGCTCAGAGAGACTCAGTGgccagagaaataaatacattggcTCTGATGTGATGAAAATTTCCTTCAATGAAGAAATTGAGCcattagaaacagaaacaaatgatGAAAGTGGAGTTTTTGGCAGATGGCAAAACAGGAGTCAGACCACTACTTCAGACAGCTCTTGGTGCAAGCTGTCAAAATCAAGTTACTCATCCAGCTGGGAGGAACTAAACTGTAATAGCAGCAAAGGGTGtcccagggaagagcagcagcaggaaaagggcTCAGCGGAGGAGCAATGTTGCACAACAGAATCTGATGAAAATGGTCAAGCTGCATACTTGCGCTCATTGCCTCCCAGAGCCTGGCATCCTTCTCCTCGAGAGCCTCGACGTAGCTGTTGGAGATCTCCTCAGCCTTCCTTAGAGGCAGACACACCTCTAGCTGGGAGGCTGGTAGAGAAGGTGTCTCTTTgcagagaagagctgcaggagggaagacACCGTGGAAAGAggtcttcagaaaagaaagcaggggAGGCGAACAACGCGGttccttccttctccacccCTTACTCTGTTCCTAccgggctggaggaggaggaggagtctTCGTCCTGGGTGGAGCTGGGCTGCGGGACCAAGGAGAGtggcagggagggcagcggTGGCCCCCCAGCGTCCCGGTGCCAGAGCCAGGTTGCGTGGGTCCAGCCAGGAGGAGAAACTGCAGATAGCACAGAGGATCCCTCCTTTGAGGCACATCCCCCCACAAATGGGGCTGCTTCTGTACTATCAACAAGCATCGAGCAGAAAATGGCCAGCGACTCCTCTGCGTGTGACTGGCTGGGGAAATCTGCTGTGGTGGGAAACGGATCTCTCAAAGTGCCTGAAGTTGACGCCCAAGCAGAAACAATAGATGACACTGAATTTGATCTCATCAGTATTGGAGACTTAGTAAACAATAATCCTACAGCGTCTGTTCCAAAGCATCAGTCGACTCCCGGTGCACCAACAGCTTTCCCCCTGGGTGGAAAGATACCCGCAACCAAGCACTTTGACTGTGCCACTactgaagaagatgaagaaaagtcTCAGGACATGGTGAGCAGCAAGAGGCAATCCAGTTCATCTCTGAGATCATGGTACAAATCAGCACAGATGCCCAAGGGTTCCCCTGAAGGTCCATTTCTGAACCCAAGGGGAAGTGGTTTTGTCTTCATGCCTGGGAGAACGAAGGAAGAAATCCTTGACGCTCGATTTCTGAGGGACAATGATTACATGCAGCTTCTGGCAGGGGTAGAACATAATTGGCTTGTCCAGAGACTGATGCCTACTGGAATTTTTAAGTCTAAACAGCTTCATAATGCATACT cTGCTCTTCTATTAAAATACTCGAAGAAATCAGGCCTCTGGACAGGCCAAGAAACGGCTGTATTCATTGGGGACTACCTGAACGTGGCAAAGGAAGGCAaacagagaaatgcattttggaTACACTTTCTGCACCAAGAAGAAAGCCTGGGAAG GTATGTTGGGAAagaatataaagaagaaaaaggactaCTTCATCATTTCAGTGATGTGGAACGGCAAATGACTGCCCAGTACTACGTGACAGAATTCAACAAAAGGCTGTATGAGCAAAAGGTCCCTACCCAAATCTTTTATATCCCGTCTGCAGTACTCCTG ATACTGGAAGACAGAACTATAAAAGGATGTGTGAGTGTGGAGCCCTACATCCTTGGGGAGTTTGTGAAGCTGTCCAATAACACGAAGGTAGTGAAGAATGAGTACAAAGCCACAGAGTACGGTCTGGCCTACGGTCATTTCTCTTATGAGTTCTCCAATGGAACAGACGTTGTTGTTGATCTGCAAG GTTGGGTGACAGGTAACGGGAAAGGCCTCATCTACCTCACAGACCCCCAGATTCATTCTCTTAATAGCAAAGATGTTTCACACTCCAACTTCGGTAAGAAAGGAATTTATTACTTCTTTAATAATCAACATGTGGAGTGCAATGATATCTGTCGCTGCCTTTCTTTAACAAGACCCTCAGTAGAGCTGCCTATGTAG
- the ALPK1 gene encoding alpha-protein kinase 1 isoform X3 — MADIFASMNEKDYIRFKTNAEIDLNLLREFSHRLLSAAEACKLAAAYSQYTPLFVLTAVNIRGVCLLSYSHSKDCPPEKRKFYLSEAKESFEIGLLTKNDKSPVTSKQELHSFIKAAFCLTTVHRWLYGESEKLHEVSQLCREAMGKLHSYSTSFTEEEEKGMLAKEIMSLITSVKKHLQVESFPNSDARSYVPDSYKGIVEKPILQGEANFEKILAVHSQHHLSVCEVFENTCRIHKTTPGENQVGACITTLRTETKNIDTVCTTEEIVYQRKGTAKMLTSPKAGSSSERLSGQRNKYIGSDVMKISFNEEIEPLETETNDESGVFGRWQNRSQTTTSDSSWCKLSKSSYSSSWEELNCNSSKGCPREEQQQEKGSAEEQCCTTESDENGQAAYLRSLPPRAWHPSPREPRRSCWRSPQPSLEADTPLAGRLVEKVSLCREELQEGRHRGKRSSEKKAGEANNAVPSFSTPYSVPTGLEEEEESSSWVELGCGTKESGREGSGGPPASRCQSQVAWVQPGGETADSTEDPSFEAHPPTNGAASVLSTSIEQKMASDSSACDWLGKSAVVGNGSLKVPEVDAQAETIDDTEFDLISIGDLVNNNPTASVPKHQSTPGAPTAFPLGGKIPATKHFDCATTEEDEEKSQDMVSSKRQSSSSLRSWYKSAQMPKGSPEGPFLNPRGSGFVFMPGRTKEEILDARFLRDNDYMQLLAGVEHNWLVQRLMPTGIFKSKQLHNAYSALLLKYSKKSGLWTGQETAVFIGDYLNVAKEGKQRNAFWIHFLHQEESLGRYVGKEYKEEKGLLHHFSDVERQMTAQYYVTEFNKRLYEQKVPTQIFYIPSAVLLILEDRTIKGCVSVEPYILGEFVKLSNNTKVVKNEYKATEYGLAYGHFSYEFSNGTDVVVDLQGWVTGNGKGLIYLTDPQIHSLNSKDVSHSNFGKKGIYYFFNNQHVECNDICRCLSLTRPSVELPM, encoded by the exons ATGGCAGACATCTTTGCTTCCATGAACGAGAAGGATTACATACGTTTTAAAACCAATGCTGAGATTGACCTG AACCTTCTCCGAGAGTTCAGCCATCGCTTATTATCAGCTGCTGAGGCCTGCAAACTAGCGGCAGCCTACAGCCAGTACACCCCGTTGTTTGTCCTCACAGCTGTG AACATCCGTGGGGTGTGTTTGCTGTCCTATAGTCACTCCAAGGACTGTcccccagaaaagagaaagttctACTTGTCCGAAGCCAAAGAATCCTTTGAGATCGGCCTCCTCACCAAGAACGATAAGAGTCCTGTCACCAGCAAGCAGGAGCTCCACAGTTTTATtaaagctgctttctgcctcACAACTGTGCATCGATGGCTCTATGGGGAGAGTGAGAAACTCCATGAGGTGAGTCAACTATGTAGAGAAGCCATGGGAAAACTGCATTCATACAGCACTTCatttacagaagaggaggagaaaggaatgCTTGCCAAAGAGATCATGTCTCTGATCACATCCGTGAAGAAGCACCTGCAAGTGGAAAGCTTCCCTAATTCTGATGCCAGGTCTTATGTTCCAGACAGTTATAAAGGCATAGTGGAAAAACCTATCCTGCAAGGGGAAGCCAACTTTGAGAAAATCCTTGCCGTGCATTCTCAGCATCATCTGTCAGTGTGTGAAGTGTTTGAAAATACTTGCAGGATTCATAAAACCACACCAGGAGAAAACCAAGTGGGAGCTTGTATCACAACCTTAAGAACAGAAACCAAAAACATAGACACTGTGTGTACTACTGAAGAAATAGTGTACCAGAGGAAAGGCACTGCGAAAATGCTGACTTCACCAAAAGCAGGGAGTAGCTCAGAGAGACTCAGTGgccagagaaataaatacattggcTCTGATGTGATGAAAATTTCCTTCAATGAAGAAATTGAGCcattagaaacagaaacaaatgatGAAAGTGGAGTTTTTGGCAGATGGCAAAACAGGAGTCAGACCACTACTTCAGACAGCTCTTGGTGCAAGCTGTCAAAATCAAGTTACTCATCCAGCTGGGAGGAACTAAACTGTAATAGCAGCAAAGGGTGtcccagggaagagcagcagcaggaaaagggcTCAGCGGAGGAGCAATGTTGCACAACAGAATCTGATGAAAATGGTCAAGCTGCATACTTGCGCTCATTGCCTCCCAGAGCCTGGCATCCTTCTCCTCGAGAGCCTCGACGTAGCTGTTGGAGATCTCCTCAGCCTTCCTTAGAGGCAGACACACCTCTAGCTGGGAGGCTGGTAGAGAAGGTGTCTCTTTgcagagaagagctgcaggagggaagacACCGTGGAAAGAggtcttcagaaaagaaagcaggggAGGCGAACAACGCGGttccttccttctccacccCTTACTCTGTTCCTAccgggctggaggaggaggaggagtctTCGTCCTGGGTGGAGCTGGGCTGCGGGACCAAGGAGAGtggcagggagggcagcggTGGCCCCCCAGCGTCCCGGTGCCAGAGCCAGGTTGCGTGGGTCCAGCCAGGAGGAGAAACTGCAGATAGCACAGAGGATCCCTCCTTTGAGGCACATCCCCCCACAAATGGGGCTGCTTCTGTACTATCAACAAGCATCGAGCAGAAAATGGCCAGCGACTCCTCTGCGTGTGACTGGCTGGGGAAATCTGCTGTGGTGGGAAACGGATCTCTCAAAGTGCCTGAAGTTGACGCCCAAGCAGAAACAATAGATGACACTGAATTTGATCTCATCAGTATTGGAGACTTAGTAAACAATAATCCTACAGCGTCTGTTCCAAAGCATCAGTCGACTCCCGGTGCACCAACAGCTTTCCCCCTGGGTGGAAAGATACCCGCAACCAAGCACTTTGACTGTGCCACTactgaagaagatgaagaaaagtcTCAGGACATGGTGAGCAGCAAGAGGCAATCCAGTTCATCTCTGAGATCATGGTACAAATCAGCACAGATGCCCAAGGGTTCCCCTGAAGGTCCATTTCTGAACCCAAGGGGAAGTGGTTTTGTCTTCATGCCTGGGAGAACGAAGGAAGAAATCCTTGACGCTCGATTTCTGAGGGACAATGATTACATGCAGCTTCTGGCAGGGGTAGAACATAATTGGCTTGTCCAGAGACTGATGCCTACTGGAATTTTTAAGTCTAAACAGCTTCATAATGCATACT cTGCTCTTCTATTAAAATACTCGAAGAAATCAGGCCTCTGGACAGGCCAAGAAACGGCTGTATTCATTGGGGACTACCTGAACGTGGCAAAGGAAGGCAaacagagaaatgcattttggaTACACTTTCTGCACCAAGAAGAAAGCCTGGGAAG GTATGTTGGGAAagaatataaagaagaaaaaggactaCTTCATCATTTCAGTGATGTGGAACGGCAAATGACTGCCCAGTACTACGTGACAGAATTCAACAAAAGGCTGTATGAGCAAAAGGTCCCTACCCAAATCTTTTATATCCCGTCTGCAGTACTCCTG ATACTGGAAGACAGAACTATAAAAGGATGTGTGAGTGTGGAGCCCTACATCCTTGGGGAGTTTGTGAAGCTGTCCAATAACACGAAGGTAGTGAAGAATGAGTACAAAGCCACAGAGTACGGTCTGGCCTACGGTCATTTCTCTTATGAGTTCTCCAATGGAACAGACGTTGTTGTTGATCTGCAAG GTTGGGTGACAGGTAACGGGAAAGGCCTCATCTACCTCACAGACCCCCAGATTCATTCTCTTAATAGCAAAGATGTTTCACACTCCAACTTCGGTAAGAAAGGAATTTATTACTTCTTTAATAATCAACATGTGGAGTGCAATGATATCTGTCGCTGCCTTTCTTTAACAAGACCCTCAGTAGAGCTGCCTATGTAG
- the ALPK1 gene encoding alpha-protein kinase 1 isoform X2 — protein MNNQNAVAMLLQECKQALDALLSAKADTGEEDKREYQRCQALLPEDLRTLLEEAKEMKWPFVPEKWQYKQDLGPEDKTNLQDMISARLPDLLVYLKASIMVKDCVTATAIVFLIDRFLYWIDASSKLLRIAKGLHRLQPTTPISPQVLIRQARLSVNTGKLLKAEYILSSLISDNGATGTWRYAKESDRILVQSVCLQIRGQILQKLGMWYEAAELIWASVVGYFKLPQPDKKGIATSLGIMADIFASMNEKDYIRFKTNAEIDLNLLREFSHRLLSAAEACKLAAAYSQYTPLFVLTAVNIRGVCLLSYSHSKDCPPEKRKFYLSEAKESFEIGLLTKNDKSPVTSKQELHSFIKAAFCLTTVHRWLYGESEKLHEVSQLCREAMGKLHSYSTSFTEEEEKGMLAKEIMSLITSVKKHLQVESFPNSDARSYVPDSYKGIVEKPILQGEANFEKILAVHSQHHLSVCEVFENTCRIHKTTPGENQVGACITTLRTETKNIDTVCTTEEIVYQRKGTAKMLTSPKAGSSSERLSGQRNKYIGSDVMKISFNEEIEPLETETNDESGVFGRWQNRSQTTTSDSSWCKLSKSSYSSSWEELNCNSSKGCPREEQQQEKGSAEEQCCTTESDENGQAAYLRSLPPRAWHPSPREPRRSCWRSPQPSLEADTPLAGRLVEKVSLCREELQEGRHRGKRSSEKKAGEANNAVPSFSTPYSVPTGLEEEEESSSWVELGCGTKESGREGSGGPPASRCQSQVAWVQPGGETADSTEDPSFEAHPPTNGAASVLSTSIEQKMASDSSACDWLGKSAVVGNGSLKVPEVDAQAETIDDTEFDLISIGDLVNNNPTASVPKHQSTPGAPTAFPLGGKIPATKHFDCATTEEDEEKSQDMVSSKRQSSSSLRSWYKSAQMPKGSPEGPFLNPRGSGFVFMPGRTKEEILDARFLRDNDYMQLLAGVEHNWLVQRLMPTGIFKSKQLHNAYSALLLKYSKKSGLWTGQETAVFIGDYLNVAKEGKQRNAFWIHFLHQEESLGRYVGKEYKEEKGLLHHFSDVERQMTAQYYVTEFNKRLYEQKVPTQIFYIPSAVLLILEDRTIKGCVSVEPYILGEFVKLSNNTKVVKNEYKATEYGLAYGHFSYEFSNGTDVVVDLQGWVTGNGKGLIYLTDPQIHSLNSKDVSHSNFGDNFYTG, from the exons CTTTGCTTCCCGAGGACTTGAGAACCCTTCTGGAGGAGGCAAAGGAAATGAAGTGGCCCTTTGTACCAGAGAAGTGGCAATACAAACAAGACCTTGGCccagaagacaaaacaaaccTGCAAGATATGATCAGCGCGAGGCTCCCGGATTTGCTG GTTTATTTGAAAGCCTCCATCATGGTCAAGGACTGCGTAACGGCAACTGCTATTGTGTTCCTGATTGACCGGTTCCTGTATTGGATTGATGCCTCCAGCAAACTTCTTCGGATTGCCAAGGGTCTGCACAGGCTGCAGCCCACCACGCCAATCAGTCCTCAGGTGCTCATCCGCCAGGCTCGCCTCTCCGTCAACACAG GTaaacttttaaaagctgaataTATCCTAAGCAGCCTTATTAGTGACAATGGAGCAACAG GTACCTGGCGATATGCTAAGGAAAGCGATAGGATTCTCGTTCAGTCAGTCTGCTTACAAATCAGAGGACAGATTCTCCAAAAGCTTG gGATGTGGTATGAGGCAGCAGAGTTGATTTGGGCTTCAGTTGTGGGATATTTCAAACTTCCTCAACCAGATAAAAAG ggAATTGCTACTTCCTTGGGTATTATGGCAGACATCTTTGCTTCCATGAACGAGAAGGATTACATACGTTTTAAAACCAATGCTGAGATTGACCTG AACCTTCTCCGAGAGTTCAGCCATCGCTTATTATCAGCTGCTGAGGCCTGCAAACTAGCGGCAGCCTACAGCCAGTACACCCCGTTGTTTGTCCTCACAGCTGTG AACATCCGTGGGGTGTGTTTGCTGTCCTATAGTCACTCCAAGGACTGTcccccagaaaagagaaagttctACTTGTCCGAAGCCAAAGAATCCTTTGAGATCGGCCTCCTCACCAAGAACGATAAGAGTCCTGTCACCAGCAAGCAGGAGCTCCACAGTTTTATtaaagctgctttctgcctcACAACTGTGCATCGATGGCTCTATGGGGAGAGTGAGAAACTCCATGAGGTGAGTCAACTATGTAGAGAAGCCATGGGAAAACTGCATTCATACAGCACTTCatttacagaagaggaggagaaaggaatgCTTGCCAAAGAGATCATGTCTCTGATCACATCCGTGAAGAAGCACCTGCAAGTGGAAAGCTTCCCTAATTCTGATGCCAGGTCTTATGTTCCAGACAGTTATAAAGGCATAGTGGAAAAACCTATCCTGCAAGGGGAAGCCAACTTTGAGAAAATCCTTGCCGTGCATTCTCAGCATCATCTGTCAGTGTGTGAAGTGTTTGAAAATACTTGCAGGATTCATAAAACCACACCAGGAGAAAACCAAGTGGGAGCTTGTATCACAACCTTAAGAACAGAAACCAAAAACATAGACACTGTGTGTACTACTGAAGAAATAGTGTACCAGAGGAAAGGCACTGCGAAAATGCTGACTTCACCAAAAGCAGGGAGTAGCTCAGAGAGACTCAGTGgccagagaaataaatacattggcTCTGATGTGATGAAAATTTCCTTCAATGAAGAAATTGAGCcattagaaacagaaacaaatgatGAAAGTGGAGTTTTTGGCAGATGGCAAAACAGGAGTCAGACCACTACTTCAGACAGCTCTTGGTGCAAGCTGTCAAAATCAAGTTACTCATCCAGCTGGGAGGAACTAAACTGTAATAGCAGCAAAGGGTGtcccagggaagagcagcagcaggaaaagggcTCAGCGGAGGAGCAATGTTGCACAACAGAATCTGATGAAAATGGTCAAGCTGCATACTTGCGCTCATTGCCTCCCAGAGCCTGGCATCCTTCTCCTCGAGAGCCTCGACGTAGCTGTTGGAGATCTCCTCAGCCTTCCTTAGAGGCAGACACACCTCTAGCTGGGAGGCTGGTAGAGAAGGTGTCTCTTTgcagagaagagctgcaggagggaagacACCGTGGAAAGAggtcttcagaaaagaaagcaggggAGGCGAACAACGCGGttccttccttctccacccCTTACTCTGTTCCTAccgggctggaggaggaggaggagtctTCGTCCTGGGTGGAGCTGGGCTGCGGGACCAAGGAGAGtggcagggagggcagcggTGGCCCCCCAGCGTCCCGGTGCCAGAGCCAGGTTGCGTGGGTCCAGCCAGGAGGAGAAACTGCAGATAGCACAGAGGATCCCTCCTTTGAGGCACATCCCCCCACAAATGGGGCTGCTTCTGTACTATCAACAAGCATCGAGCAGAAAATGGCCAGCGACTCCTCTGCGTGTGACTGGCTGGGGAAATCTGCTGTGGTGGGAAACGGATCTCTCAAAGTGCCTGAAGTTGACGCCCAAGCAGAAACAATAGATGACACTGAATTTGATCTCATCAGTATTGGAGACTTAGTAAACAATAATCCTACAGCGTCTGTTCCAAAGCATCAGTCGACTCCCGGTGCACCAACAGCTTTCCCCCTGGGTGGAAAGATACCCGCAACCAAGCACTTTGACTGTGCCACTactgaagaagatgaagaaaagtcTCAGGACATGGTGAGCAGCAAGAGGCAATCCAGTTCATCTCTGAGATCATGGTACAAATCAGCACAGATGCCCAAGGGTTCCCCTGAAGGTCCATTTCTGAACCCAAGGGGAAGTGGTTTTGTCTTCATGCCTGGGAGAACGAAGGAAGAAATCCTTGACGCTCGATTTCTGAGGGACAATGATTACATGCAGCTTCTGGCAGGGGTAGAACATAATTGGCTTGTCCAGAGACTGATGCCTACTGGAATTTTTAAGTCTAAACAGCTTCATAATGCATACT cTGCTCTTCTATTAAAATACTCGAAGAAATCAGGCCTCTGGACAGGCCAAGAAACGGCTGTATTCATTGGGGACTACCTGAACGTGGCAAAGGAAGGCAaacagagaaatgcattttggaTACACTTTCTGCACCAAGAAGAAAGCCTGGGAAG GTATGTTGGGAAagaatataaagaagaaaaaggactaCTTCATCATTTCAGTGATGTGGAACGGCAAATGACTGCCCAGTACTACGTGACAGAATTCAACAAAAGGCTGTATGAGCAAAAGGTCCCTACCCAAATCTTTTATATCCCGTCTGCAGTACTCCTG ATACTGGAAGACAGAACTATAAAAGGATGTGTGAGTGTGGAGCCCTACATCCTTGGGGAGTTTGTGAAGCTGTCCAATAACACGAAGGTAGTGAAGAATGAGTACAAAGCCACAGAGTACGGTCTGGCCTACGGTCATTTCTCTTATGAGTTCTCCAATGGAACAGACGTTGTTGTTGATCTGCAAG GTTGGGTGACAGGTAACGGGAAAGGCCTCATCTACCTCACAGACCCCCAGATTCATTCTCTTAATAGCAAAGATGTTTCACACTCCAACTTCG